TCCGCTCAAGGAAGCCTCGAAGATCAACGTCAATATCGACGGCCGCAACTTCGTCCTGTTCAGCCGCGGCAATTCCGGCTGGGTCGAGAATGCAGCCGAGGAACCGCAACTCGTGGCAGCCATGAAGGCCGGCTCCGACATGACGGTCAAGGCGGTCTCGCGGCGCGGCACCGACACCTCCTACAGCTACTCGCTCAGGGGCGTGACAGCGGCGTTGAACAAGATCGCAACCTGTCAGTAATCACTGCGTCCAGCCAGCAATAGACAGAGAAAAGGCCGGCAATCGTCGGCCTTTTTGTGTCGAGCGGGCGCAGTCTTGACCAACGATTGCCAAAGCTCAATCCGCCTCCCATGACACGCTGTGAAACCCACTGGATTTTATCAGTACTCCAGGTATGGTGGGGCATGGCACCGAAGCACTCCCTCACACCCGACGACTGGATCAAAACCGCATTCCGGCTGCTTGCCGATGCAGGCCCCAGGGCGATTCGCGTGGATCTGATGTGCAAGGCGCTGGGCGTCACCAAGGGATCCTTCTACTGGCATTTCGATGATCTTGCCGCACTCAAGGCTGCCATGATCGAGCGCTGGCGGCAGGCCGCGGCGCGCGACCTGATTGCCTCGGCCACCCAAACTGAACTCGCGCCCCGCGATCTCATCATCGGCCTCTTCGAGGAGGTGCAGAAACGCCAGGCAAAAGGCGGCGCGCTGGCTGAAACCGCACTGAGGCAATGGGCCGGTGCCGATCCGGCCGTGCTCAAGCTGGTGCGCGAGGCCGACAATGAGCGGCTGGCCTTTCTGACAACCCAGATGCGGGCCGCCGGACTGACCGGCGGCGAGGCCCGCTCACGCGCCGCCTTTGTCTACGCAGCCCTGATCGGCATGGAGCAACTGGCCGGCGAACCGGCGTTGACCCCGTCCAACATGGCCGGAATCATCGATGCCGCCCTCACGCCCGGCGTCTGACCAGCAGACAGGTCGCGAAATCCCTGCGTTCAAACGATTCCATCCAAAGAGGGCGGGCTTTACACCTGCTCCACCTCTGCCGTTCCCAAGGGGTTCTGCTCGAGCCAGATCATCCGCAACGCCCCGGCCTGTCCGGTAAACCGCTCTTCCAGCACGTCGCAGCCATAGATCCGGTCAGCGCGGAAATGCCGGAACGCTCCGCGCAATTCGCACCAGGCTGCCAGCATCACGCATTCAAGGTGATAGACCAGCGCCAGCGGACGCACCGTTCTCACCGTCTCGCACCCCTTTTCGTCCTGGTAGATCAGCTCCAGCTTGCGTTCATCGCGGATGGCGTCCCGGAGCGTCGCCTTGGACACACAGCCCTTTGCCGGGTCATCCAGTGCCGCGCCCCAGGGCGCCACCTGAAGCCAGTCGGCGGGACCATGCAGCGCATCGACCTTTTCGTGGATCCGGCGTGCAGCCCCCTGCAGCGCGCTGTCGCCGGTGCGCGACAACAGCGCCAGCCCGACCCGCAGCGCCTCGATCTCCTCCAAGTCGAAATTCAGCGGCGGCAAATCATAGCCGCGGCGCATGATGTAGCCGATCCCCGATTCCCCTTCGATCGGCGTCTTCATGATCTGCAATGCGGAAATGTCCCGGTAGATCGTCCGGGTGGACACTTCGAGCTGGCGGGCAATCACCTCCGCCGTCACCGGTTGCCTGGCGGACCTCAGGATCTGGATGATTTCGAACAGTCTGTCGGAGCGGCGCATGGCGAGAATTCCGTCGTCAGCAGGGATCAATGCTGCTGACATTAACACACCCCCTACTGACACCGTACTGTCAGCAGCGATCTGCTTTGCTCATGGAAACAGGAGACCGCACCATGAGCTATTACGACCACGCAACCATGATCGCCCACCGGCTTGGACCATGGCAACAACAACCTGAGCCCCCCTTCGATGTCCCGGCCAGGCATCGCAAGCGCCGCCCGGACCGGCTTGCCAAGGGTGAGCGCAGCCCGGCGGCCTGTGACCCGGAAACCGGCGACCACGAAGACCGGGGGCGCCAACCACCTAGCAACACCGGCTGGCGCGGTATGCTCGCAAGTGTTGCGGGCCTGTTGCCGCTGGCGCAATGCAGGGGTCTGTCCAGACGCGGCAAGGCATAAGCAGACTGCACAGGTGACGTGAGCGTCAAAAGCTGGTAGGAGGCGGCCACTCTTGAAACATGACCGAGCCCGCGATGCCAGCCACCCTTGACCTGACAGACCCTTCTGCACGTCCCGTCCGCCCCGCTGCAATTGCTGCGGATGGCAAGCCTGTGCTCGTCGGCATGGACCGTGACGAACTGATCGCGGCAATGGCAGAGGCCGGCGTGCCGGAGCGCCAGCGAAAGATGCGCGTCAACCAGCTCTGGCACTGGCTCTATGTCCGCGGCTCGTCCGACTTTGCCGACATGCACACCATTTCCAAGGATCTGCGCGACAAGCTCGACGCCCATTTCTCGGTCGCACGCCCGGAAATCGTCGAGGAACAGATTTCGTCAGACGGCACGCGCAAATGGCTGATGCGGTTTCCGCCGCGCGGCGCCGGCCGGCCGGTTGAGGTCGAAACGGTCTACATTCCCGAGGAAGGCCGCGGCACGCTGTGCATCTCCAGCCAGGTCGGCTGCACGCTGACCTGCACCTTCTGCCACACCGGCACCCAGAAGCTGGTGCGCAACCTCACGCCCGAGGAAATTCTCGCGCAATTGCTCGTCGCCCGCGACCGGCTCGGCGATTTTCCGCACAAGGATACGCCGCAGGGCGCCATCGTGCCGACGGAAGGCCGCAAGGTCACAAACATCGTGATGATGGGCATGGGCGAGCCGCTCTACAATTTCGAAAACGTCAAGAAGGCACTGCTGATCGCCTCCGACGGCGACGGGCTGGCGCTCTCGAGACGCCGCATCACCCTGTCGACCTCCGGCGTGGTCCCCGAAATCACCCGCACCGGCACCGAGATCGGTGTCATGCTGGCGATTTCACTGCATGCCGTGCGTGACGAGCTGCGCGACGAGCTGGTGCCGATCAACAAGAAATACCCGCTCAAGCAACTCCTCGACGCCTGCCGCGCCTATCCCGGCCTGTCCAATGCGCGCCGCATCACCTTTGAATATGTGATGCTCAAGGGCGTCAATGACAGCCTGAGCGATGCCAAGGAACTGGTGCGCCTGCTCAAGGGCATTCCCGCCAAGATCAACCTGATCCCGTTCAATCCATGGCCCGGTTCGGCCTATGAGTGCTCGGACTGGGACACGATCGAGACCTTTGCCGATTTCATCAACGCCAATGGTTATGCTTCGCCGATCCGCACCCCGCGCGGCCGCGACATTCTCGCAGCCTGCGGTCAGCTCAAGAGTGAATCCGAGCGCATGCGCAAGACCGAGCGGCTGGCGCTCGAGGCGATGATGATCGCCGGCCACGGCGCGGATTGACGGCGCGCCATGGCTGACATCCTGCGCCCGATTATCCGGATGTTTGTCATCACATTGGGGTTTTTCGCAGCCTTCCTGGCTGCCGGCACAGCGTTTGTGTTTCTGGCGCGGCTGGTGGTGCCGGAAGATTTCGGGCGCATCGACGAGCTTGAGCTGACCGTCACACTGGCCGTCGGCATACTCGGAGTATCGAGCCTGTTTGCCCGCGCGTTGCTGCTGCCGGCCTTTGCCGTGATTGCGGGTTTCGAGTTTTTCAAGCTGCGCGACTGGCTCAGCCACGCACTGGCCGGCGGGTTGCTGGCTCTGGCGGCGGCGAGCCTTCCGCTGGCTGGGACCGCGGATGCAGCAAATGCTGGCAACCCTGCCTGGGACATCGCCATCCGCATTGCCTGCGGGATCATCGGCGCCACGCTCTACTGGCTGATTGCCGGCCGCAACGCCGGACGCTGGCTGCCGAGCGAGCGCGCGAAAGCCAACGAAACCGGCGACATCGAAGCCTGATCAGCGGCTCTGGGTCAGCAGAATCCTCACCGCAAACACCGAAAACACAGCCGCGAAGACATAGTCCACCACCCGCATTACCTGCGGCTTGCGCTTGAGCCAGGCCGACAGCCCGTTGGCGCCGAGAACAACCACAATGGCGACCGGCAGCGCAATGATGATCGACAGCACGCCGAGAAAGATCAGCTTGCCGGTTACATGCGGATCATTGACGCTGACAAATTGCGGCAGGAAGGTCATGAAGAAGATGATGACCTTGGGATTGAGAAGATTGACCCAGAACCCGTTGAGAAACGCCTTGAAATAGGACGCGTCGTTCTTGCCCGTCGCCTCGACGGCAAGCACCGAGCGGTTACGCACCGCCTGAATGGCGAGCCAGAGGAGATAGCCCGCGCCACCGGTTTTCAGAACCAGGAACGCGACGGGTGACGCAACCACCAGCGCCGAGATTCCAAAGGCAACAAGCAGCGTGTGAATGACAATCCCGAGATTGGTGCCCAGCATCGCCATCATGCCGATGGCCTTGCCATCACGGATGGCACGGCTCATCCACAGCGTCATGTCCGGCCCGGGCGTGATCGCCAGCAAGAGCACGGCAAGACTGAAGGCGGCGAGCACAGGCAGGCCCGGGATGAAGTCGGAAAGCATGGCAAGAATCCAGATTGGCCGAGCACTACCTCTAAGCTGGTTTCAGCTTGCTGCCAATCAGATCATTCGTCGAGCTGTTCCATTATTGTTGGATCGACAATATCTATCCTTGCACCAGGTTCCATACCAAATATCTGGTGAAATTCGTCAGGACTGAGCAAGGCCGCCGCCTGATCCAGCAAATGTTGGTTGCGGGCGTTGAGAAGGGCTGCATCCGGCGGAAAGAAACCGGGGATCTTCTGCGCGGCAAAGGTGTTGACCTCTGTCCTCAGTGCCAGGAGCTGGTCAAGCAACTCAGGCTTGTCGGAAAGCACTTGCCGTGCATGATCAGCAAAATCGTCAGGCAGGTGTTCCACTCGTTCCTCCATCGCTGATGGTAGCTTTGTCATCGGCTTTGCCCCGGCGCAGGCCATAAGTTTGGCCTTCCAGGCAGCATGCTGCAATCCATAAGTGCCATAAAGGAACGTGCTGATCGCATATCCGCGTGCGGCTTTCACGGTCATTGGCAGAGAACCGGCTGCTTTTGTTGCATAAAGCACCTGGTTGGCGAGTTGATGGCACACTCCATCTATGCCGTAACTGAAAATGGTGCCGCGTGCTGCCGTATTGGTTTTCGAACTGGCATTGGGAAGCACAAGGCAATCCGCGATACTGCGGTCACCGGTCTTGCTGCCAATGAATCCGGGTGGATTTCCAGGCACTCCGCCTTTTGGGTGAAACGAGCCCCAGCAGTACCAGTTGGCCTCTTTGGCCTTCTTTACCGCCGCGATATCGGGATAGGCATGCTTACGGCTGTCATAGGTGGTGATCCAAGTATGATCGACCGGCGAACCGCTGCTATAGGCCGGTACGACCCAGGCAAATAACGTGGACATGATGGCTCCTCCCTTTTGGGTGTAGGATAAGTATAATACACCCAATGAGAGAAACCAAATCATGCCTACTTTTTCAGGTATGCATCAAAATCCGCTGCACAATCGGGATGCCAGCGCGACAGGGGTGGCCGGTTCTCGATGATATCGCCTGCGGCCCAGGCAATGCGCTTCTCGTCGGTGGCGCGATCGACATCATTGTCGGGGCAGAGAATGTAGAAATCGCCTCTCTCCAGGCTTTCCATCATGAAATCGACCGTCTGCTCCGGCGTCCAGGCACCACCCGGCTTCTCGGTCCGGCCCCTTGCCGTCAGCGGCGTGTAGACAAAGCCCGGGATCAACAGATGGGCGTTGACCTGGCAACCCGCCGTGTTGCGCAACTCGTGCTGCAAGGCTTCGGTGAAGGCCTTCACACCGGCTTTGGCGACATTGTAGGCGGGATCACCGGGCGGTGTGGTGATGCCTTGCTTGGATCCGGTGTTGATGATCATCGCCGGTTCGCCATGGGCAATCATCTTCGGCCCGAACAGCCGGGTTCCGTGAATGATACCCATCAGATTGACGTTGAGGACCCGTTCCCAGTTCTCCTCCAGACCGAAAAGGCTGCTTCCGGGCTGGATGCCGGCATTGTTCATCAGCACATGAACATCGCCAAACTGCCCCGCCACCGTCTGCTCCAGAGCCGCGACAGCCTCCCGGTCGCTGACATCGGTTGCGACAGCGGCAATCCTGGCATCCGCGTTTTTCGACTGCGCGGCCACGATCTCCCGGGCATCCGCTAGCTTGCCCTGGTCATTGTCGACAAGAACCACAGCCATGCCCCGCGCCGCAAAGCGTGTCGCGGCGGCAAGACCGATGCCGGAAGCCGCTCCGGTCACAACCGCCACCTTGCCGTCCCCGAGTATCGATTGCAGATCAGCCATTTTCGTCCTCCCTTTGCATGAACACCCGTTTTGCCACAAAACCCCGCAACGGCCACCCGTCAACCCAATTGCCTACAAGCCTTGCTTGCCCGGCAAGGGCTTAACCCTTGCATGGCGCTGCAAACCGGCTAAAAGTGCCGCCAAATTCAAGGCCCCCGGCACTCCCGTCGGGCCAGACACCATAACAGGAATTCAATCATGGCAACGCACAAGGACGTCAAAAAGGTCGTTCTCGCCTACTCAGGCGGCCTCGACACCTCGATCATTCTCAAATGGCTGCAGACCGAACTCGGCGCAGAGGTGGTGACTTTCACCGCCGATCTCGGCCAGGGCGACGAGCTGGGCCCGGCACGCAAGAAGGCCGAGCTGATGGGGATTCCCGACAAGAACATCTACATCGAGGATGTCCGCGAGGAATTCGTCCGCGATTTTGTGTTCCCGATGTTCCGCGCCAATGCCGTCTATGAGGGCGTCTACCTGCTCGGCACCTCGATCGCCCGGCCGCTGATTTCCAAGCGCCTGGTCGAGATCGCCGAGGAAACCGGCGCCGACGCGATTGCCCATGGCGCCACCGGCAAGGGCAATGACCAGGTCCGCTTCGAACTCTCGGCCTATGCGCTCAACCCCGACATCAAGGTGATCGCCCCCTGGCGCGACTGGACCCTGAAATCGCGCACCGAGCTGATCGCCTTTGCCGAAGCGCATCAGATTCCGATTCCGAAGGACAAGCGCGGCGAAGCACCGTTCTCGGTTGACGCCAACCTGTTGCACTCCTCCTCCGAGGGCAAGGTTCTGGAAGATCCGAACGAGGAAGCGCCGGAATATGTCTACCAGCGCTCGGTGTCTCCGGAAGATGCGCCCGACAAGGCAACCGAGATCGAAATCGGCTTCAAGGCTGGCGACGCCGTCTCGATCAATGGCGAAACACTGTCGCCGGCAACCATTCTGGCGCGCCTCAATGATCTCGGCCGCGACAATGGCATCGGCCGGCTGGATCTGGTGGAAAACCGTTTCGTCGGCATGAAGTCCCGCGGCGTTTACGAGACACCGGGCGGCACCATTCTGCTGACCGCACACCGGGCGATGGAATCGATCACCCTTGACCGTGGCGCTGCCCACCTCAAGGACGAGCTGATGCCGCGCTATGCCGAGCTGATCTACAACGGCTTCTGGTTCTCACCCGAGCGCGAGATGCTGCAGGCAGCCATTGACCACAGCCAGCGTGAGGTCGAGGGCACCGTGCGGCTCAAGCTCTACAAGGGCAATGTCATCGTCACCGGACGCGCTTCGCCGAAATCGCTCTATGACGACGCGCTGGTCACCTTCGAGGATGACCGCGGCGCCTATGACCAGAAGGATGCCGCCGGCTTCATTCGCCTGAACGCGCTCCGGCTCCGGACCCTGGCTGCCCGCAACCGCAACAGCTAGGTTCGAAGATACAGGATCGAACAGGGCGGAGCCGGATCAGGCTCCGCCCTTTTTGTTTTGCCCTTCACGAGGCCTTGATTGCCGGGCAGCGCACGCTGCGCCTTGTCCAAGCTCCGCCGCCCGCCTACATGGAGAGCATGACAAGGAGTTTCTCATGACCCAATCCGCCGCGCCGATTTTCGACTGGACTGCGCCACTTGGCCTGCCCGAGTTCCAGGCCATTGCCGATGAGGATTTTAAGCCGGCTTTCGAACTTGGATTCGCCGAGCATGACGCAGAAATCGATGCGATTGCGAAGAACCCCGCTGCACCCGATTTCGACAACACCATGGTGGCTCTGGAGCTTGCGGGCGACAAGCTGTCGAGGGTCTCCTCGCTGTTCTGGAACCGCGCCGGTACCGACACCAATGATGCGATCCAGGCGCTTGAGCGCGAGATCGCGCCGCAAATGTCACGGCACTACTCGAAGATTGCCATGAACCGCGATCTCTTCGCGCGCGTGGACGAATTGTACCGAAACCGACACGACCTTGGTTTGACAGAGGAACAGGATCGGTTGCTGGAGCGGATCTGGAAATCCTTCATCAAGTCGGGCGCAGGCCTCGATCCCGAGGGTCAGGCGCGGCTGGCGGAAATCGGCGAAAAGCTCGCCGGGCTCGGCGCCCGGTTCGGACAGAATGTGCTGGCCGACGAAAAGGATTGGCTGCTGCTGCTTGACGACGGAGCCGATCTCGACGGGCTGTCAGATGATCTGCGCGCCGCCATGGCCGCTGTGGCAGAAGAGCTGGGCCACAAGGGCAAGTTCGCCGTCACCCTGTCGCGGTCGATCATCGAGCCGTTCCTGACCAGCAGCGCCCGCCGCGATTTGCGCGAGCAGGCCTTCCGCGCCTGGACCGCGCGCGGTGCCAATGGCGGCGAAACGGACAATTCCGCGCTGATTTCCGAGATCATCGCCCTGCGCACCGAGAAAGCCGAGCTGCTGGGCTATGAGAGCTACGCCGCGCTCAAGCTCGACAACACCATGGCCAAGACCCCCGATGCCGTTGAAGCGCTTCTCGGCGATGTCTGGACCCGCGCGGTCGAACGCGCCGAAGCTGACAAGCTCGATCTGGCCGGATTGATCGGCGAGGAGGGGGGCAACCATGATGTCGCCGCCTGGGACTGGCGTTATTATGCCGAGAGGCTGAAGGCCCGGAAGTTCGATTTCTCCGAGGCCGAACTCAAGCCCTATCTCTCGCTCGACAAGATGATTGACGCCTGTTTCGACGTCGCACACCGGCTGTTCGGCATCACCATGATCCCCCGTCCGGATATCAAAGGCCCGCATCCCGATGCCCGGGTTTTCGAGGTCAAGGACAGAAACGGTGCGCCGCTTGCGACCTTCGTGGCCGACTATTTCGCCCGTCCGTCCAAGCGCTCCGGCGCCTGGATGAGCGGGATGCAGAGCCAGCACAAGCTGCCGATGCCCGACGGAAGCCTTGGCGAAAAGCCGATCATCACCAATGTGATGAACTTCGCCAAGCCGGCAGCTGGCCAGCAGGCGCTGCTCTCACTCGATGACGCCCGCACCCTGTTTCACGAATTCGGCCACGCCCTGCATGGAATGCTGTCGGATGTGACCTACCCTTCGCTGTCAGGCACCTCGGTCAGCCGTGACTTCGTGGAGCTGCCATCGCAGCTCTTTGAGCACTGGCTCACCGTTCCGGAAATCCTCGAAAAACACGCCCGCCATTGCAAGACCGGCGAACCGATCCCGCGCGCGCTGCTCGACAAGGTGCTTTCCGCCCAGACTTTCGACGCAGGTTTCGGCGCTGTCGAATTCACCGCCTCCGCGCTGGTCGACATGGCCTGGCACACCGGCGGCGCGAAAGCCGATCCGGCGACATTCGAAGCTGAAACCCTGAAGAAGCTGGGGCTGCCCGTGGCCATCGTGATGCGCCACGCCAGCCCGCATTTCCTGCATGTGTTTGCTGGCGAAGGCTATTCGGCTGGCTATTACTCCTACATGTGGTCGGAAGTGCTCGATGCCGATGCCTTTGCCGCCTTTGAGGAAACCGGCGATCCCTTCAACCCGGAGATGGCGGAGAAGCTTCGCGCCAACATCTATTCCGCCGGCGGGTCACGCGATCCGGCAGAGCTCTACAAGGCTTTCCGTGGCCGCATGCCCGATCCCACGGCGATGCTTGAGAAGCGCGGCCTCGCCTGACCCGTTACCTGGCATGCTCATCCCATGCCGGGGCACCGCGAGCCAGGCGTCAATAGGCCTGCTTCGGCGTCCGGTCGTCCGACAGAGATTGCTGAGATCTCAGGATGATCGCTTCAATCGCGTCGGCCAGGTGGACTTCAGCGATGTTGTAGTCGCCTTTTGCGACCCGGATCTTGTGCGCCTCAAGCAGCACCTCGGCATGGGATGAGCCCGCAGGTGGCTCGAACCGGTAGGCGGCGAGCTCGATCAGAAAACCCAGCGGATCGGTGAAATAGATCGAATCCATGAAGCCGCGGTCCTTGACGCCGCTGTGTTTGATTCCGCGCTCATCCAGCCGCTCCACCGCTTGCGAGAAAGTCGCCTTCGACACGTTGATCGCCAGATGATGCACAGCACCGGGCTCGGTCGAGGTCCGTTCGGGATCGGGCTTGCGGTCCTCGCTGGTGAAGATGGTGATCAGCCGTCCATCGCCCGGATCGAAATAGAGATGGCTTTCCAAGGCACTGTCGAGATTGGGCTGTTCGAAGACGAAGGGCATGCCAAGCACGCCTTCCCAGAAGTCGATCGAGGTCTGCCTGTCCGCCCCCACAAGCGTGATGTGGTGGATGCCCTGTGCCTGCAATTTGCGCATCTTCGTCTCCCGCTACCGTTCATTCTGAAAAACAATAGCAAAAGGGAGCGGAACGGCAAAACAGCTGCGGGAGGTGTCGCAGGAACCTGATACTGACAATATTTGGCACCATCAGAGGTTAAGACATAGGGACCAATCAACCGGAGATCCACTCATGTCCACATCCTTGACCACTGCCATTTCCACGCTTGCCATGGCTTCCGCACTTGCCGCCGGCGCCGCGGCCGGGGAGCCCGAAGCCGGACAAAAGGCCATCCTGAATACCATAGCCACCATGACATCGTCCTTCGCCGCGGGCGATCTGGACGGCGTTCTGACAACCTATGAGGAGGGAGCCGCGGTTGTTTCTGCCCCGGGCCAGCCGGTCAGAGGGCGCGAGGAACTTGCCGTTATGTTCGGGCAATTCATCGAAGCAGGCATCGACTTCGACTATGGCACCCACGACGTCGTCATCGCCGGAGACATTGGGCTGCATCTGATGAAATGGACCAGCGCGACACCCGATGGCCAACAGTCGGCGCTGTCGGTTGCCGTGTTGCGGCGCCAGCCTGACGGCAACTGGCGCATGGTGATCGACCATCCCTTCGGCGACCACGTGATGGTGGACGGCAACTAGGTTTCCAGCCGGCGCGGCACGCAGGATCGTTGCAGCTTCGACCGGGGACCCTCTGCTGCACCCCGGATCCGGTCCGTACCGCCTGATTGCTCGTTTCGACCCCGGTACGATATGATCAAGAAGGGCGCTTTGCGCCCTTCTCTCGCTCCATTAAGGCTGTCGGGCAAAGATATCTTTCGCAACCGCAAAAAACCCTGTATAAGCCGCGCAAATTCCGGTCATTGCCGGCCCGCGCCGGGATCATGGTTCCGGCGCTTTTGTATTCTCCAGAATGAGACCTGACCTATGTCCCTGCGCAATATTGCGATCATCGCCCACGTTGACCATGGCAAGACCACACTTGTCGACGAACTGCTCAAGCAATCCGGTGTCTACCGCGAAAACGAACGCGTTCAGGAACGCGCGATGGATTCGGGCGACATCGAGAAGGAGCGCGGCATCACCATTCTCGCCAAGGCCACCTCGGTGGAATGGAAGGGAACCCGCATCAACATCGTTGACACCCCCGGCCACGCCGATTTCGGCGGCGAGGTGGAGCGTATCCTGTCGATGGTCGATGGCGCGATTGTTCTGGTCGATGCAGCCGAAGGCCCGATGCCGCAGACCAAATTCGTGGTCGGCAAGGCCTTGAAGGTCGGCCTCCGCCCGATCGTCGCCATCAACAAGATCGACCGTCCCGACGCCCGCGTCGACGAGGTCATCAATGAAGTGTTCGACCTGTTCGCAGCGCTCGACGCCACCGACGAGCAGCTTGACTTCCCGATCATGTATGGCTCGGGCCGCAACGGCTGGATGGATGCCGGCCCTGACCGCCCCGCCGATGGCGGATCGCTGACGCCGCTGTTCGATCTGGTTCTTGAGCATTGCCCGGAGCCCACCGTGGCCGAAGGTCCGTTCCGCATGATCGGCACGATTCTGGAAGCCAACCCGTTCCTTGGCCGTATCATTACCGGCCGTATCCATTCCGGCTCGATCAAGCCGAACCAGGCCGTCAAGGTTCTCAATGGTGAGGGCAAGTTGGTCGAAAACGGCCGGATTTCCAAGATCCTCGCTTTCCGCGGTCTCGAGCGCCAGCCGGTCGAGGAAGCCCATGCCGGCGACATCGTCGCCATTGCCGGCCTGTCGAAGGGCACCGTGGCAGAC
The DNA window shown above is from Hoeflea phototrophica DFL-43 and carries:
- a CDS encoding SDR family NAD(P)-dependent oxidoreductase, with the translated sequence MADLQSILGDGKVAVVTGAASGIGLAAATRFAARGMAVVLVDNDQGKLADAREIVAAQSKNADARIAAVATDVSDREAVAALEQTVAGQFGDVHVLMNNAGIQPGSSLFGLEENWERVLNVNLMGIIHGTRLFGPKMIAHGEPAMIINTGSKQGITTPPGDPAYNVAKAGVKAFTEALQHELRNTAGCQVNAHLLIPGFVYTPLTARGRTEKPGGAWTPEQTVDFMMESLERGDFYILCPDNDVDRATDEKRIAWAAGDIIENRPPLSRWHPDCAADFDAYLKK
- a CDS encoding VOC family protein, which translates into the protein MRKLQAQGIHHITLVGADRQTSIDFWEGVLGMPFVFEQPNLDSALESHLYFDPGDGRLITIFTSEDRKPDPERTSTEPGAVHHLAINVSKATFSQAVERLDERGIKHSGVKDRGFMDSIYFTDPLGFLIELAAYRFEPPAGSSHAEVLLEAHKIRVAKGDYNIAEVHLADAIEAIILRSQQSLSDDRTPKQAY
- the rlmN gene encoding 23S rRNA (adenine(2503)-C(2))-methyltransferase RlmN encodes the protein MPATLDLTDPSARPVRPAAIAADGKPVLVGMDRDELIAAMAEAGVPERQRKMRVNQLWHWLYVRGSSDFADMHTISKDLRDKLDAHFSVARPEIVEEQISSDGTRKWLMRFPPRGAGRPVEVETVYIPEEGRGTLCISSQVGCTLTCTFCHTGTQKLVRNLTPEEILAQLLVARDRLGDFPHKDTPQGAIVPTEGRKVTNIVMMGMGEPLYNFENVKKALLIASDGDGLALSRRRITLSTSGVVPEITRTGTEIGVMLAISLHAVRDELRDELVPINKKYPLKQLLDACRAYPGLSNARRITFEYVMLKGVNDSLSDAKELVRLLKGIPAKINLIPFNPWPGSAYECSDWDTIETFADFINANGYASPIRTPRGRDILAACGQLKSESERMRKTERLALEAMMIAGHGAD
- a CDS encoding TetR/AcrR family transcriptional regulator, which gives rise to MAPKHSLTPDDWIKTAFRLLADAGPRAIRVDLMCKALGVTKGSFYWHFDDLAALKAAMIERWRQAAARDLIASATQTELAPRDLIIGLFEEVQKRQAKGGALAETALRQWAGADPAVLKLVREADNERLAFLTTQMRAAGLTGGEARSRAAFVYAALIGMEQLAGEPALTPSNMAGIIDAALTPGV
- a CDS encoding argininosuccinate synthase, producing the protein MATHKDVKKVVLAYSGGLDTSIILKWLQTELGAEVVTFTADLGQGDELGPARKKAELMGIPDKNIYIEDVREEFVRDFVFPMFRANAVYEGVYLLGTSIARPLISKRLVEIAEETGADAIAHGATGKGNDQVRFELSAYALNPDIKVIAPWRDWTLKSRTELIAFAEAHQIPIPKDKRGEAPFSVDANLLHSSSEGKVLEDPNEEAPEYVYQRSVSPEDAPDKATEIEIGFKAGDAVSINGETLSPATILARLNDLGRDNGIGRLDLVENRFVGMKSRGVYETPGGTILLTAHRAMESITLDRGAAHLKDELMPRYAELIYNGFWFSPEREMLQAAIDHSQREVEGTVRLKLYKGNVIVTGRASPKSLYDDALVTFEDDRGAYDQKDAAGFIRLNALRLRTLAARNRNS
- a CDS encoding YybH family protein — protein: MSTSLTTAISTLAMASALAAGAAAGEPEAGQKAILNTIATMTSSFAAGDLDGVLTTYEEGAAVVSAPGQPVRGREELAVMFGQFIEAGIDFDYGTHDVVIAGDIGLHLMKWTSATPDGQQSALSVAVLRRQPDGNWRMVIDHPFGDHVMVDGN
- a CDS encoding M3 family metallopeptidase, with the protein product MTQSAAPIFDWTAPLGLPEFQAIADEDFKPAFELGFAEHDAEIDAIAKNPAAPDFDNTMVALELAGDKLSRVSSLFWNRAGTDTNDAIQALEREIAPQMSRHYSKIAMNRDLFARVDELYRNRHDLGLTEEQDRLLERIWKSFIKSGAGLDPEGQARLAEIGEKLAGLGARFGQNVLADEKDWLLLLDDGADLDGLSDDLRAAMAAVAEELGHKGKFAVTLSRSIIEPFLTSSARRDLREQAFRAWTARGANGGETDNSALISEIIALRTEKAELLGYESYAALKLDNTMAKTPDAVEALLGDVWTRAVERAEADKLDLAGLIGEEGGNHDVAAWDWRYYAERLKARKFDFSEAELKPYLSLDKMIDACFDVAHRLFGITMIPRPDIKGPHPDARVFEVKDRNGAPLATFVADYFARPSKRSGAWMSGMQSQHKLPMPDGSLGEKPIITNVMNFAKPAAGQQALLSLDDARTLFHEFGHALHGMLSDVTYPSLSGTSVSRDFVELPSQLFEHWLTVPEILEKHARHCKTGEPIPRALLDKVLSAQTFDAGFGAVEFTASALVDMAWHTGGAKADPATFEAETLKKLGLPVAIVMRHASPHFLHVFAGEGYSAGYYSYMWSEVLDADAFAAFEETGDPFNPEMAEKLRANIYSAGGSRDPAELYKAFRGRMPDPTAMLEKRGLA
- a CDS encoding helix-turn-helix transcriptional regulator, which encodes MSAALIPADDGILAMRRSDRLFEIIQILRSARQPVTAEVIARQLEVSTRTIYRDISALQIMKTPIEGESGIGYIMRRGYDLPPLNFDLEEIEALRVGLALLSRTGDSALQGAARRIHEKVDALHGPADWLQVAPWGAALDDPAKGCVSKATLRDAIRDERKLELIYQDEKGCETVRTVRPLALVYHLECVMLAAWCELRGAFRHFRADRIYGCDVLEERFTGQAGALRMIWLEQNPLGTAEVEQV
- a CDS encoding LysE family translocator → MLSDFIPGLPVLAAFSLAVLLLAITPGPDMTLWMSRAIRDGKAIGMMAMLGTNLGIVIHTLLVAFGISALVVASPVAFLVLKTGGAGYLLWLAIQAVRNRSVLAVEATGKNDASYFKAFLNGFWVNLLNPKVIIFFMTFLPQFVSVNDPHVTGKLIFLGVLSIIIALPVAIVVVLGANGLSAWLKRKPQVMRVVDYVFAAVFSVFAVRILLTQSR